From the genome of Spinacia oleracea cultivar Varoflay chromosome 2, BTI_SOV_V1, whole genome shotgun sequence, one region includes:
- the LOC110788981 gene encoding zinc finger protein ZAT4-like encodes MALVVDEQSTLKYFCRICKKGFMCGRALGGHMRAHGIGDESGGFDDDDRASDWEDKGSPTNKRMYKLRTNPNRVRSYRVCKNCGREFMSFKSFLEPCKCSSDDVDVESPLSSPESDEDDGQGGMTRASGWSKRKRSFRTKVDSFTPNHCPSSEEEDLANCLMMLSNATVEHRHPLIMVDESSKEDERRHSMSFIMTREQPYSSDHLMKAKGTNNNNNNNNNNNNAKGSFECKACGKTFTSHQALGGHRASHKKVKGCFAARLDHQVEQDHSYNGEEDNFVSSSDQEFMRPDKSCTTYQFEYGAGSSSPLPNLSSKRPKSKVHECSICHRVFSSGQALGGHKRCHWITSNAPPDNSTLARFQELHDQIEQVHQRAAAPVFGTQLSISEQQKALDLNIPASALASNHHHHHHHHQQHQDMLRLQRDPRNPLSFQVPTDILLQSWGNTVNVEIKQENHQHLQHQQGNNYEIINQGENDKKINNNNISVNDSHTPTNADDEADSKLKLAKLCDNMTTNGSSSPWLQVGIAPTNAQS; translated from the coding sequence ATGGCATTGGTTGTAGATGAACAATCAACCTTGAAGTATTTTTGTAGAATATGCAAAAAAGGGTTCATGTGTGGAAGAGCATTGGGAGGGCACATGAGGGCTCATGGAATAGGCGACGAGAGTGGGGGCTTCGACGACGATGATCGAGCTAGTGATTGGGAGGACAAAGGATCACCAACCAATAAGAGAATGTACAAACTAAGGACGAACCCTAATAGGGTAAGAAGTTATAGGGTTTGTAAAAATTGTGGAAGGGAGTTTATGTCATTTAAATCTTTCTTAGAGCCATGTAAATGTAGCTCCGACGACGTCGACGTCGAATCCCCTTTATCATCCCCTGAATCAGATGAAGATGACGGTCAAGGGGGTATGACAAGGGCGTCCGGGTGGTCGAAAAGGAAGAGATCATTTCGGACGAAAGTTGAtagttttacaccaaaccattGCCCCTCTAGCGAGGAGGAAGACCTTGCAAACTGCTTAATGATGCTTTCGAATGCCACGGTGGAACATCGTCACCCTTTGATAATGGTGGATGAATCGAGTAAGGAAGATGAGAGGCGGCATTCAATGAGCTTCATTATGACACGAGAACAACCTTATTCTTCTGATCATCTTATGAAGGCCAAAggtactaataataataataataataataataataataataacgcaAAGGGTTCGTTCGAGTGTAAAGCATGTGGTAAGACGTTTACTTCACATCAAGCATTAGGTGGTCATAGAGCTAGTCATAAGAAAGTTAAAGGCTGTTTCGCAGCGAGATTAGATCATCAAGTTGAACAAGATCATAGTTATAATGGAGAAGAAGATAACTTTGTAAGCAGTAgtgatcaagagtttatgagaCCGGACAAATCATGTACAACGTACCAATTCGAATATGGAGCCGGCTCAAGTTCTCCATTACCAAATTTGTCTTCTAAAAGGCCTAAATCAAAAGTCCATGAATGTTCAATTTGTCACAGGGTGTTTTCATCTGGACAAGCACTAGGTGGTCATAAGAGATGTCATTGGATTACCTCCAATGCACCACCGGATAATTCAACGCTAGCGCGGTTTCAAGAGCTTCATGATCAAATAGAGCAAGTACATCAAAGGGCGGCGGCCCCTGTTTTTGGTACTCAACTCTCTATCTCTGAGCAGCAAAAGGCATTGGATCTCAACATCCCAGCTTCAGCTTTAGCTtcaaatcatcatcatcatcatcatcatcatcaacaacatcaaGACATGTTAAGGCTACAAAGAGACCCTAGGAACCCTTTGAGCTTCCAAGTACCTACCGATATCCTATTACAATCTTGGGGAAATACTGTTAATGTAGAAATTAAGCAAGAGAATCATCAACATCTTCAACACCAACAGGGGAATAACTATGAGATTATTAATCAGGGCGAAAATGACAAGAAGATTAATAACAACAACATTAGTGTTAATGACTCCCATACGCCTACTAATGCAGATGATGAAGCAGATAGTAAACTCAAGTTGGCTAAATTATGTGATAATATGACTACTAATGGTAGCTCTTCTCCATGGTTACAAGTAGGGATTGCCCCAACCAATGCGCAATCTTAA
- the LOC130467672 gene encoding protein FAR1-RELATED SEQUENCE 4-like → MGGKAPAAIMTDQDAAMRKAIRIVMPMPHTRHRWCMWHIMQKFSRKLGSLTDYPQIKVALQNVIYNSLSPEEFEEGWAEAIKKYKLEVCVDDTNKDTNKDTKQSSKWLQVLYKQRDMWIPAYVKHIFWAGMQTTQRVESINSFFDGYLKKNTRLYQFAPRYCKAMESRANDERAADVNCSRFTRPLVGEFAYERKCQKVYTDAKFVEVQVQCTRVCYVIPVSKKDISDVEVEHTVSDRVWIWSKFLKKEISLGGPKRTYVVLFNKETLFGKCDCKYFECHGIVCRHIIKVLDMENVVTVPASYIMDRWRKDIQRKHTLVKVAYHDPEKTEEINRYDKIMNAVEPAALLGSQNEQKLDIMLEMVRAAMLRMDVSDVVTAEVADNEGGAASVLNRRGSDGPPTPGSINKPPNSSGEESPCQSPPILAKDPVPRGGVKAHRPREKRFIPPGENTKPAKKQVRKNKKGVAEDAPPEQPATNLPVPFTQPMDPVAMNPDYTGHQGIKYGNAQNNFHPGWPNQFVMAGYNTVNVVDLQHQVGGNNVRACVGQMSGLLYIRNTTTTMEHPCKTIR, encoded by the exons ATGGGAGGAAAAGCTCCAGCCGCAATAATGACTGACCAAGATGCAGCAATGAGGAAGGCAATTCGAATAGTGATGCCAATGCCACATACCCGACATCGGTGGTGCATGTGGCACATTATGCAAAAGTTCAGCCGGAAACTTGGTTCTCTTACAGATTATCCCCAAATTAAAGTGGCGTTACAGAATGTAATCTACAACAGTTTATCACCAGAAGAGTTCGAGGAAGGTTGGGCTGAAgcaattaaaaaatataagCTGGAGGTATGTGTTGATGACACAAACAAGGACACAAACAAGGACACAAAGCAAAGCTCTAAGTGGCTTCAAG TTCTGTACAAGCAGAGAGATATGTGGATACCGGCGTATGTCAAACATATATTTTGGGCAGGGATGCAGACGACTCAGCGGGTTGAAAGCATAAATAGTTTTTTCGACGGGTACCTGAAGAAGAACACGAGATTGTATCAGTTTGCTCCTAGATATTGCAAGGCCATGGAGAGTAGGGCGAATGATGAAAGAGCTGCGGATGTGAATTGTAGccgttttacaaggcctttggTTGGGGAGTTTGCGTATGAGAGAAAATGTCAGAAAGTATATACGGATGCGAAGTTTGTTGAAGTTCAGGTCCAGTGCACGCGGGTATGTTATGTGATCCCTGTTAGTAAAAAAGACATTTCTGATGTTGAGGTAGAGCATACCGTCTCCGATAGAGTGTGGATATGGTCGAAGTTTTTAAAAAAGGAAATATCTTTGGGTGGCCCTAAGCGTACTTATGTGGTATTGTTCAACAAAGAAACCTTATTTGGGAAGTGTGACTGTAAATACTTTGAGTGCCACGGCATTGTTTGTAGGCATATAataaaagtgttagacatggaGAATGTGGTAACAGTTCCTGCATCATACATTATGGATCGATGGAGGAAAGATATTCAACGTAAGCACACCCTTGTGAAGGTAGCTTATCATGATCCTGAGAAAACAGAGGAAATTAATCGGTATGACAAAATTATGAATGCAGTAGAACCTGCTGCTTTACTTGGGTCCCAGAATGAGCAAAAACTTGACATAATGCTTGAGATGGTTCGGGCTGCTATGTTACGGATGGATGTAAGTGACGTAGTGACAGCAGAAGTGGCCGATAATGAAGGCGGTGCAGCATCCGTCCTTAACAGAAGGGGCAGTGACGGACCACCAACGCCTGGGTCGATTAATAAACCGCCTAATAGTTCTGGAGAAGAAAGCCCTTGTCAGTCACCACCCATTCTTGCCAAAGATCCTGTTCCACGAGGTGGGGTAAAGGCTCATAGGCCTCGTGAGAAACGTTTTATCCCTCCTGGTGAGAATACAAAGCCAGCTAAAAAGCAAGTACGGAAAAACAAGAAAGGCGTGGCTGAAGATGCTCCTCCTGAACAACCTGCTACTAATCTTCCTGTACCTTTTACACAACCTATGGATCCGGTAGCTATGAATCCTGATTACACCGGGCACCAAGGAATAAAGTACGGTAACGCACAGAACAACTTCCATCCCGGCTGGCCAAATCAATTT GTAATGGCTGGGTATAATACGGTGAATGTAGTGGATCTGCAACATCAAGTTGGAGGAAACAATGTCCGTGCTTGTGTAGGTCAGATGAGTGGACTCTTATATATCCGCAACACAACTACAACAATGGAGCACCCATGCAAAACTATCAGGTGA
- the LOC110788982 gene encoding protein FAR-RED IMPAIRED RESPONSE 1-like, whose product MKVVDNQLDEDSLDEHWDLLGDEDDEVEGDEGDEGEGDESDEGDEGHEVDEDVDGDVDEDVDDGVEDGNDYEVIDDYDEELDAGDELDEEVFVANDDDLNEDTELDEVVGDLGNGEGGEGRSSAVYSTPIKKTKGTNGPVMATPVVGMSFSSWEAMNNYYRLYGEQQGFGVVCVGGSISSKERKESGKESGKSKSLKSYVWRCECYGRTTYRRVINGKKVTCYEEPMVKKKSKKCNCPVMLYGSRTSENNWVVKTVVNEHMNHNPTPSKSNHISMYRVKKITDVLLKNMENDHDSGTPVAQIFNNLAGRRNGVENIGFSKKDIHNVLNKRMRLRLRDGDAAAMINYLDKMTKDNQNFFHLHRLDKGGKLQDVMWVDARSRAAYQYFGDVVCFDSTY is encoded by the coding sequence ATGAAGGTTGTTGATAATCAACTGGATGAAGATTCTTTAGATGAGCATTGGGATTTACTTGGTGATGAGGATGATGAGGTTGAGGGTGATGAGGGTGATGAGGGTGAGGGTGATGAGAGTGATGAGGGTGACGAGGGTCATGAGGTTGATGAGGATGTTGATGGGGATGTTGATGAAGATGTTGATGATGGGGTTGAAGATGGTAATGATTACGAAGTAATTGATGATTATGATGAGGAACTGGATGCAGGTGATGAATTGGATGAAGAAGTATTTGTGGCAAATGATGATGACCTTAATGAGGATACGGAGTTGGATGAGGTTGTTGGAGATTTAGGTAATGGGGAAGGTGGAGAAGGAAGAAGTTCTGCAGTTTATAGTACCCCTATTAAGAAGACAAAAGGTACAAATGGTCCGGTCATGGCGACCCCTGTTGTTGGTATGAGTTTTAGTAGTTGGGAAGCTATGAATAACTATTATCGTTTGTATGGGGAGCAACAAGGATTTGGTGTAGTTTGTGTTGGTGGAAGTATATCTAGCAAAGAAAGGAAAGAAAGTGGCAAAGAAAGTGGGAAATCAAAATCCCTTAAGAGCTATGTATGGAGGTGTGAATGTTATGGGAGAACCACTTACCGGCGCGTGATTAATGGGAAAAAAGTGACTTGTTATGAAGAACCAATGGTTAAGAAGAAGTCGAAGAAGTGTAATTGCCCTGTGATGTTGTATGGTTCTCGTACCAGTGAGAATAACTGGGTTGTGAAGACTGTTGTAAACGAACACATGAACCATAACCCTACGCCAAGCAAGTCTAATCATATTTCGATGTATAGGGTGAAAAAGATTACAGATGTCTTATTGAAAAATATGGAAAATGATCATGATTCAGGGACGCCCGTTGCACAGATTTTCAACAACTTAGCAGGAAGAAGGAATGGGGTTGAGAATATAGGATTTTCGAAGAAAGATATTCATAATGTTTTGAATAAGAGGATGAGACTGAGGCTTAGGGATGGTGATGCTGCAGCAATGATTAACTACTTAGATAAAATGACCAAGGATAACCAAAACTTTTTCCATCTGCACCGGTTAGATAAAGGAGGAAAGTTGCAGGACGTAATGTGGGTGGATGCTCGTAGCAGAGCGGCGTATCAGTATTTTGGTGATGTTGTATGTTTTGACTCGACCTACTAG
- the LOC110788969 gene encoding putative expansin-B2, translating into MALLQLHHYLFSSIFLLIISLQLHGCYCFNPKLLNVSKYYQDSNSNWSPAGATWYGTPNGAGSSGGACGYTSTVERPPYSGMVSSAGPSIYQFGDGCGVCYEVKCVANEACSGKPVTVTITDECPGCPSDEPHFDLSGTSFGAMAKPGRAGKLRDAGVLNIQYKKVKCNYHGVTVEVRVDAGSNPYYFASTIEYTDGLGIESVKLKERSGEWVSLKQSWGAVWELNAENVLQPPLSLQLIEAQSGDTLILNNVIPKGWNPGQTYRSHVNFDN; encoded by the exons ATGGCTCTTCTTCAACTTCATCATTATCTCTTTTCTTCAATCTTTCTTCTGATTATTTCTCTTCAACTACATGGTTGTTATTGTTTCAACCCTAAACTTCTAAACGTGTCTAAATATTATCAAGACTCCAATTCTAATTGGTCTCCTGCCGGTGCCACGTGGTACGGAACTCCTAATGGTGCCGGAAGCAGTG GTGGTGCATGTGGGTATACAAGTACGGTGGAAAGACCTCCGTATTCAGGCATGGTATCATCTGCTGGACCCTCAATCTATCAGTTTGGTGATGGATGTGGAGTTTGCTATGAG GTAAAATGTGTTGCAAATGAAGCATGTTCGGGAAAACCAGTGACTGTGACGATAACGGACGAATGTCCGGGTTGCCCCTCCGACGAACCTCATTTTGATTTAAGTGGAACATCTTTCGGAGCCATGGCTAAACCTGGCCGTGCTGGAAAACTACGTGATGCTGGTGTTCTTAACATCCAGTACAAGAA GGTAAAGTGCAACTATCATGGAGTAACAGTGGAGGTAAGAGTAGACGCGGGTTCGAACCCTTACTACTTTGCATCAACAATTGAGTACACAGATGGATTGGGAATAGAAAGTGTGAAGTTAAAGGAGCGATCTGGTGAATGGGTGTCCTTGAAACAATCATGGGGTGCAGTTTGGGAGCTGAATGCTGAAAATGTTCTTCAACCTCCTTTGTCTTTGCAATTAATTGAAGCTCAATCTGGAGACACCCTTATCCTCAATAATGTCATCCCTAAGGGTTGGAATCCTGGTCAAACATACCGTTCTCATGTTAATTTTGAtaactaa